From a region of the Pseudanabaena sp. ABRG5-3 genome:
- a CDS encoding MAPEG family protein, translating into MNLTLTPSQILLYGIAIAGGLIYLPYIVVAYGRVSVGYDVNAPRAMFDRLPDYAKRATWAHQNSFEVFALFAAAALTAYVSNSASDKTSLDILIFLAARVLFTLFYILDLPWLRSPMWAISMVCIGGLFSASLF; encoded by the coding sequence ATGAATCTGACCTTAACTCCATCACAAATACTGCTCTATGGAATTGCGATCGCTGGGGGATTGATCTACTTGCCTTACATCGTTGTCGCCTACGGACGGGTGAGTGTTGGCTATGACGTAAATGCACCAAGAGCAATGTTTGATCGCTTGCCTGACTATGCCAAACGCGCTACATGGGCGCACCAAAATTCCTTTGAAGTATTTGCCTTATTTGCGGCGGCGGCTCTCACAGCCTATGTCAGTAACTCTGCCTCTGATAAAACTTCCCTTGATATATTGATTTTTCTGGCAGCAAGGGTTTTGTTTACTTTGTTCTATATTCTCGATTTACCTTGGTTGCGATCGCCGATGTGGGCAATCAGCATGGTCTGCATTGGTGGACTATTTTCTGCAAGTCTTTTCTAA
- a CDS encoding phosphomannomutase/phosphoglucomutase: MQDFNWKKLQNGSDIRGVAIAGVPNEDVNLTPAIAKILGQSFAIWLSQKLDKPTSDLLISVGRDSRLSGAELMQAVMEGITSLGSQVYDFAIASTPAMFMSTVTDGFNCDGAIMLTASHLPFNRNGLKFFTAQGGLEKKDITDILNLAAKNEFAISTSQGNITEHDFISVYANQFVTKIREAVNHPDHYEQPLQGLKIIVDAGNGAGGFYASKVLEPLGADITGSQFLDPDGTFPNHVPNPEDKVAMASICEAVIKHQADFGIIFDTDVDRSAAVDQFGKELNRNRLIALISAIVLQEHPKSAIVTDSITSDGLTKFIEQDLQGVHHRFKRGYKNVINESIRLNQSGQESWLAIETSGHGAMKENYFLDDGAYLVSKLLIELAKSKLAGKSLTDLIANLQEPAESEEFRIKMLVEDFKSLGEKVINDLQAFSSTQTDWQIVPNNYEGIRVSCTADDENGWFLLRLSLHDPVMPLNIESNIQGGVTKIAKRLLDFFQPVAGLDISAFQK; encoded by the coding sequence ATGCAAGATTTCAATTGGAAAAAGCTGCAAAATGGCTCAGATATTCGTGGCGTAGCGATCGCAGGCGTACCCAATGAAGATGTCAACCTAACTCCTGCAATCGCCAAAATCCTCGGACAATCATTTGCGATTTGGCTATCTCAGAAACTAGACAAACCTACCTCAGACCTACTGATTTCCGTAGGACGCGATAGTCGGCTATCGGGCGCGGAGTTAATGCAAGCAGTAATGGAAGGAATCACTTCCCTCGGCAGTCAGGTGTATGACTTTGCGATCGCATCGACACCAGCAATGTTTATGAGTACTGTTACCGATGGCTTTAACTGTGATGGCGCAATTATGCTCACAGCCAGTCATTTACCATTCAATCGCAATGGCTTAAAGTTTTTTACGGCACAGGGTGGCTTAGAGAAAAAAGATATTACCGATATTCTCAATCTTGCTGCAAAGAATGAATTCGCGATTTCCACTTCTCAAGGCAACATTACTGAGCATGATTTTATCTCAGTCTATGCAAATCAATTTGTTACCAAAATCCGTGAAGCAGTCAATCATCCCGACCATTACGAACAACCACTTCAGGGATTAAAAATCATCGTCGATGCAGGTAACGGGGCTGGCGGATTCTATGCTAGCAAAGTTTTAGAGCCTCTTGGTGCAGATATCACAGGTAGTCAATTCCTCGATCCCGATGGTACATTTCCCAATCACGTTCCCAATCCTGAGGATAAAGTAGCAATGGCTTCCATTTGTGAAGCAGTTATTAAACATCAAGCAGATTTTGGGATTATTTTTGATACTGATGTCGATCGCAGTGCGGCGGTCGATCAATTTGGCAAAGAGCTTAATCGTAATCGTTTGATTGCACTTATTTCGGCAATTGTTTTACAGGAACATCCAAAATCCGCTATTGTTACCGACTCTATAACTTCCGATGGATTAACCAAGTTTATTGAACAAGATTTGCAAGGTGTGCATCATCGCTTCAAACGTGGTTACAAAAATGTGATTAACGAGTCCATCCGTCTCAATCAGTCAGGGCAAGAGTCTTGGCTTGCGATCGAGACTTCAGGACATGGCGCGATGAAGGAAAACTATTTCCTTGATGATGGCGCTTATTTGGTAAGTAAGCTTTTGATTGAATTAGCCAAATCGAAACTAGCGGGAAAATCGCTCACCGATTTAATTGCCAACTTACAAGAACCAGCCGAAAGCGAAGAGTTCCGCATCAAAATGCTGGTGGAGGATTTTAAATCCTTAGGAGAGAAGGTCATTAATGATTTACAAGCCTTTTCCTCTACCCAAACCGATTGGCAAATCGTACCGAATAATTATGAAGGTATCCGCGTTTCCTGTACTGCTGACGATGAGAATGGCTGGTTTCTACTACGACTCTCATTACATGATCCTGTGATGCCATTAAATATTGAATCGAATATTCAAGGCGGCGTTACCAAGATTGCCAAACGGTTATTAGATTTCTTCCAACCCGTTGCTGGATTAGACATTTCTGCATTCCAGAAATAA
- a CDS encoding nuclear transport factor 2 family protein — protein MFAEFDGDEELSPNRWGMRYGKIMSQNKNKNIDNAISMKKIIQDLEECIRKAQLSNDVNTLDELISNQLQFVFLDGSVASKSDDLEAHRNKIVIFHSITFTDQIIQTFENLATVTVKAEISGTMNGQSFHGYYRYGRTWAMLNGQWQLIAGNVVQLPESHK, from the coding sequence GTGTTTGCAGAATTTGATGGCGACGAGGAGTTATCTCCTAATCGCTGGGGGATGCGATATGGAAAAATTATGAGTCAAAATAAAAATAAAAACATAGACAACGCAATAAGCATGAAAAAAATAATTCAAGATCTGGAAGAGTGTATCCGCAAAGCTCAACTCTCTAATGATGTAAATACACTCGATGAATTAATTTCTAATCAGTTGCAGTTCGTTTTTTTAGATGGATCTGTAGCGTCAAAATCTGACGACTTAGAAGCGCATAGAAATAAAATAGTCATCTTCCACAGCATCACTTTTACAGACCAAATTATTCAAACTTTTGAAAATTTAGCTACCGTGACCGTTAAGGCAGAAATCAGTGGAACTATGAATGGTCAATCCTTTCATGGCTACTATCGATATGGAAGAACTTGGGCGATGCTAAATGGTCAATGGCAACTCATCGCAGGCAACGTGGTTCAACTGCCTGAGTCTCATAAGTAG
- a CDS encoding histidine phosphatase family protein, whose translation MLKLYFVRHGESLANLLHEFSNTGCKHPLTENGINQAKSLANQLSSLQITQIYSSPILRALQTAQILSDHLQAPLEIAPALQEWSVGIYEGTTAQIGWDLHHQVQDDWFIYQNFDSKMPNGESFREIQARFNPFIERLVENGKYSDQNIVLVAHGGLYLAMLPSILKNVSFTFARQHGFPHTAYAVAELQADGLYCTSWGIVSLSIR comes from the coding sequence ATGCTAAAACTTTATTTTGTCCGTCATGGTGAAAGTCTTGCTAACCTTCTCCATGAATTTTCTAACACTGGCTGCAAACATCCTCTAACTGAGAATGGAATCAATCAAGCGAAGTCATTAGCAAATCAATTGTCTAGTTTGCAGATTACCCAGATTTATTCTAGTCCTATCTTGAGAGCCTTACAGACTGCCCAAATTTTATCCGACCACTTACAAGCACCTCTAGAAATCGCACCAGCATTACAAGAATGGAGCGTAGGTATTTACGAAGGTACAACTGCTCAAATTGGCTGGGATCTGCACCATCAAGTTCAAGATGACTGGTTTATTTATCAAAATTTTGATAGTAAGATGCCGAACGGAGAGAGCTTTCGCGAAATTCAAGCAAGGTTCAATCCCTTTATTGAAAGATTGGTAGAAAATGGAAAATACTCTGATCAAAATATTGTTCTAGTTGCTCATGGAGGCTTATATCTGGCTATGTTGCCGAGTATTTTAAAAAATGTTAGTTTCACCTTTGCGCGTCAACATGGCTTTCCCCATACTGCCTATGCAGTTGCTGAGCTTCAAGCTGATGGACTATACTGCACCTCATGGGGAATAGTCTCTTTATCTATCCGATAA
- a CDS encoding GNAT family N-acetyltransferase, which produces MTQPQFKIRPATIQDVPAIFSLILALADYEKLSDKVTGDSQTLQTDLFGENPCIEVIVAEIEPNQIVGFALFFTSYSTFLTRRGIYLEDLFVLSEYRGIGIGKALITNLAQIAVSRGYGRFEWSVLDWNEPAIAFYTRIGAEILPDWRICRVTGTALSQLAG; this is translated from the coding sequence ATGACTCAACCGCAATTTAAGATTCGTCCCGCCACAATTCAGGATGTTCCAGCCATTTTTTCGCTAATTTTGGCGCTTGCTGACTATGAAAAGCTTTCAGATAAGGTCACAGGCGATAGTCAAACTCTCCAAACAGATTTGTTTGGCGAAAATCCTTGTATTGAAGTGATCGTGGCGGAGATAGAACCAAATCAAATTGTCGGATTTGCCCTATTTTTTACCAGCTATTCCACCTTCCTCACCCGTCGCGGAATCTATCTCGAAGATTTATTTGTACTATCGGAATATCGCGGTATCGGCATTGGTAAAGCTCTGATTACTAACCTTGCTCAGATTGCGGTATCCAGAGGCTATGGTCGCTTTGAGTGGTCAGTTTTAGATTGGAATGAACCTGCGATCGCCTTTTATACTCGCATTGGCGCAGAAATTCTTCCCGATTGGCGCATTTGTCGAGTTACGGGTACAGCCTTATCCCAATTAGCAGGATAG
- a CDS encoding MarR family winged helix-turn-helix transcriptional regulator, with protein sequence MTSTQNKAVQAAREAFIPTMRELVRTYQALSAYSETHIRQFDLTPAQFDVIASLANTDGMNMGELGEKTLITKGTLTGVIDRLIQKELVTRETPLDNRRCVNVQLTPKGQEVFEQVFPAHIAHIKERFEKLEPSELELLKVLLSRLRQAF encoded by the coding sequence ATGACCTCAACGCAAAATAAAGCTGTCCAAGCTGCCCGTGAAGCCTTTATTCCCACAATGCGGGAATTAGTCAGAACCTATCAAGCATTGTCAGCTTATTCTGAAACCCATATCCGCCAATTTGATCTCACGCCTGCTCAGTTTGATGTCATTGCGTCCCTTGCTAATACTGATGGCATGAATATGGGGGAGTTAGGTGAAAAAACTTTAATTACTAAAGGGACTTTGACTGGGGTGATCGATCGCCTAATCCAAAAGGAATTAGTAACTAGAGAAACGCCCTTAGATAATCGTCGATGTGTAAATGTGCAATTAACGCCAAAGGGTCAAGAGGTTTTTGAGCAGGTCTTTCCAGCCCATATTGCTCATATTAAAGAAAGGTTCGAGAAACTTGAACCTTCGGAGCTAGAGTTACTCAAGGTTTTACTCAGCCGTCTTAGACAGGCTTTTTAA
- a CDS encoding BolA family protein, with protein MISHNYIAELIRTALPNAKVQVEDPNHDGQHFAAIVVAEQFEGLSMIKQHKLVYGAIQEHLDTGAIHALQLKTYSLSQWEKMQVQVL; from the coding sequence ATGATTTCTCACAACTACATTGCCGAATTAATTCGTACTGCTTTACCTAATGCCAAAGTTCAGGTTGAAGATCCTAATCATGATGGTCAACATTTTGCGGCGATCGTTGTTGCTGAACAATTTGAAGGCTTATCGATGATTAAGCAACACAAATTAGTGTACGGCGCAATTCAAGAACATCTCGATACTGGCGCAATCCATGCCCTACAGCTAAAAACCTATAGCCTCTCTCAATGGGAAAAGATGCAGGTTCAAGTTCTCTAA
- the secA gene encoding preprotein translocase subunit SecA, giving the protein MFNLKNLIGDPNKRKLDKLRPDVALINSLAPELAALSDRELQGKTGEFKQRLEKGEPLDDLLPEAFAVVREAATRVLGLRHYDVQMLGGMVLHRGEIAEMKTGEGKTLVATLPSYLNALSGKGVHVVTVNDYLARRDAEWMGQVHRFLGMSVGLIQNSMEPIERRKNYNCDITYATNSELGFDYLRDNMATSIEEVVQRPFNFCVIDEVDSILIDEARTPLIISGMVERPTEKYLGAVTIAAQLEKETHYEVDEKQRNVVMTDEGFELAENLLGVKDLFDQQDPWAHYVFNALKAKELFLRDVNYIVRDGEVIIVDEFTGRVMPGRRWSDGLHQAIEAKEGVPIENETQTLATITYQNFFLLYPKLGGMTGTAKTEEAELGKIYNLEVTTMPTNRKSGRGDWSDVVYKTEAAKWRAVAEECREMHETGRPVLVGTTSVEKSEVLSRLLSEKGIPHNLLNAKPENVEREAEIVAQAGRKGSVTIATNMAGRGTDIILGGNADYMARLKVRENFMPQIVRPEDDDDFTNEGQRMFSDRPQKGQGFGDTSETKKKKTWKVSDSLYPCELSKDAQTLLKEAVDFAVSKLGRMSQTELEAEEMLAVASEKAPTDDEVIQKLRDAFTLIKREYETVTGAEHEEVTKLGGLHVIGTERHESRRVDNQLRGRCGRQGDPGSTRFFLSLEDNLMRIFAGDRVAGLMNAFRVEEDMPISSGMLTSALENAQKKVETYYYDIRKQVFEYDEVMNNQRRAIYAERRRVLEGENLRDRVIEYAERTMDDIVNAYVNPELPPEEWNLTAMVKKVREFVNLLQDLEPEQLDDMFLPEMQAFLREEVRRAYEIKEAQVEALQVGLMRQAERFFILQRIDSLWRDHLQAMEALRESVGLRGYGQKDPLIEYKSEGYEIFLDMMTQIRRDVVYSLFEFDPRPKQQPEAIEAEFV; this is encoded by the coding sequence ATGTTTAACCTAAAAAACCTGATTGGCGATCCTAATAAGCGCAAGCTCGACAAACTCCGTCCCGATGTGGCACTCATCAACTCCCTCGCCCCAGAGTTAGCGGCGCTGAGCGATCGCGAATTGCAAGGAAAAACAGGAGAGTTTAAACAGCGACTCGAAAAAGGCGAACCCCTCGATGACTTACTTCCCGAAGCCTTTGCTGTCGTCCGTGAAGCAGCTACCCGTGTTTTGGGATTACGGCACTATGATGTGCAAATGCTTGGGGGCATGGTCTTGCATCGGGGTGAAATTGCCGAAATGAAAACTGGGGAAGGCAAAACCCTCGTCGCCACATTGCCTAGCTATCTCAATGCCCTCTCAGGTAAGGGTGTGCATGTAGTTACCGTTAACGACTACCTTGCGCGGCGTGACGCAGAATGGATGGGGCAGGTACATCGCTTTTTGGGTATGTCGGTGGGCTTGATTCAAAACTCGATGGAGCCAATCGAGCGTCGCAAAAACTATAACTGCGATATCACCTACGCTACTAACAGTGAACTAGGGTTTGACTATTTACGCGACAACATGGCGACCAGCATCGAAGAAGTGGTGCAGCGCCCCTTTAATTTCTGTGTCATTGACGAAGTTGACTCAATTCTGATTGACGAAGCTCGTACTCCGCTAATTATTTCGGGCATGGTCGAGCGTCCAACCGAGAAATATTTGGGCGCAGTAACGATCGCTGCCCAATTAGAAAAGGAAACCCACTACGAAGTTGATGAAAAGCAACGTAACGTGGTGATGACCGATGAAGGCTTTGAACTTGCCGAAAATTTACTAGGGGTTAAGGATTTATTCGATCAACAAGATCCTTGGGCGCATTATGTGTTTAATGCACTAAAGGCTAAAGAGTTATTCCTGCGTGACGTAAATTACATTGTCCGTGATGGCGAAGTAATTATTGTGGATGAATTTACAGGGCGCGTCATGCCCGGTCGCCGTTGGAGTGATGGCTTGCATCAAGCGATCGAAGCTAAGGAAGGTGTACCCATTGAAAATGAAACCCAAACCCTCGCGACCATCACCTATCAAAACTTCTTCCTGCTTTATCCAAAATTAGGGGGTATGACAGGTACTGCAAAAACAGAAGAGGCAGAACTAGGCAAAATCTATAACCTCGAAGTAACCACTATGCCCACCAATCGGAAGAGTGGACGGGGTGACTGGTCGGATGTGGTTTACAAAACGGAAGCCGCAAAATGGCGCGCTGTAGCTGAAGAATGCCGCGAAATGCATGAAACAGGGCGACCTGTTCTAGTGGGAACCACCAGTGTTGAGAAATCAGAAGTTCTCTCACGTTTATTAAGTGAGAAAGGAATTCCCCACAACTTGCTGAATGCGAAACCTGAAAATGTGGAACGGGAAGCAGAAATCGTGGCTCAAGCAGGACGCAAAGGCTCCGTGACGATCGCCACCAACATGGCTGGTCGCGGTACAGATATTATCCTCGGTGGTAATGCTGACTATATGGCACGTCTAAAGGTGAGGGAAAACTTCATGCCGCAGATCGTGCGTCCTGAAGATGATGATGACTTTACCAATGAGGGGCAGCGCATGTTTAGCGATCGCCCCCAAAAAGGACAAGGCTTTGGCGATACCTCAGAAACTAAAAAGAAGAAGACTTGGAAAGTATCCGATAGCCTTTATCCTTGCGAATTGTCTAAGGATGCTCAAACTCTGCTGAAGGAAGCAGTTGACTTCGCAGTTTCTAAACTTGGCCGAATGAGTCAAACAGAACTTGAAGCTGAGGAAATGTTGGCTGTTGCCTCAGAAAAAGCACCAACCGATGACGAAGTCATTCAAAAATTGCGCGATGCCTTTACATTGATTAAGCGTGAATATGAAACTGTCACTGGTGCGGAACATGAGGAAGTAACTAAGCTCGGTGGTCTCCATGTTATCGGTACTGAGCGCCATGAATCTCGTCGAGTGGATAACCAGTTGCGAGGTCGTTGTGGTCGTCAAGGTGACCCCGGCTCGACCAGATTTTTCCTTAGCCTCGAAGACAACTTGATGCGGATTTTTGCAGGCGATCGCGTGGCAGGTTTGATGAATGCCTTCCGTGTCGAAGAAGATATGCCGATCAGTTCAGGAATGCTCACCAGCGCTCTCGAAAATGCACAGAAGAAAGTCGAAACCTACTATTACGATATTCGGAAGCAGGTCTTTGAATACGACGAAGTCATGAACAATCAGCGTCGGGCGATTTACGCCGAGCGTCGTCGTGTCCTCGAAGGGGAAAACCTACGCGATCGCGTCATTGAATATGCTGAGCGCACGATGGATGATATCGTCAATGCCTACGTCAATCCAGAGCTACCTCCCGAAGAATGGAACCTCACCGCTATGGTGAAAAAGGTCAGGGAATTTGTAAATCTCCTGCAAGACCTTGAGCCAGAGCAACTTGATGATATGTTCTTGCCTGAAATGCAAGCCTTCCTCCGCGAAGAAGTCCGTCGTGCCTATGAGATCAAAGAAGCACAGGTAGAAGCATTACAAGTGGGTTTAATGCGTCAAGCCGAACGATTCTTTATCTTGCAACGCATTGACTCCCTCTGGCGCGATCATCTCCAAGCGATGGAAGCATTGCGCGAGTCCGTTGGGTTGCGTGGCTATGGTCAGAAAGATCCCCTGATCGAATACAAGAGCGAAGGCTACGAAATTTTCCTCGATATGATGACCCAAATCCGCCGCGATGTGGTCTACTCACTCTTTGAGTTTGATCCTCGTCCTAAACAACAACCTGAAGCGATCGAAGCTGAGTTTGTCTAA
- a CDS encoding pentapeptide repeat-containing protein — protein MKYRIYSAIALLIILLLFPLPAIAANPSHIVTLQTTKICQVCDLTGAYLPVSKLDYAFILSSDLSRANLVGSNITFSNLSRANLNGANLSYVNFKHTKLLLTDFTNAIFDKTDLTEADLTSATISEVQLAKAKLCKTVLPDGLISNRDC, from the coding sequence ATGAAATATCGCATCTATTCGGCGATCGCGCTACTTATCATTTTGCTTTTGTTTCCCTTACCAGCAATAGCCGCGAACCCTAGCCATATTGTCACGTTACAAACTACTAAAATCTGCCAAGTTTGCGATTTAACTGGGGCATATTTACCCGTTAGTAAATTAGACTATGCGTTTATATTGTCTTCTGATCTGAGTAGAGCTAATTTAGTAGGCTCCAATATTACTTTCTCAAATCTGAGTCGCGCTAATCTGAATGGAGCGAATCTTAGCTATGTTAATTTCAAGCATACTAAACTGTTACTCACCGATTTTACGAACGCAATTTTTGATAAAACTGATTTGACCGAAGCCGATCTCACTAGTGCAACCATATCAGAAGTTCAATTAGCAAAAGCGAAACTATGCAAAACCGTCTTGCCTGATGGACTCATATCTAATCGTGATTGTTAA
- the xth gene encoding exodeoxyribonuclease III — protein sequence MKIATWNVNSVRTRINHVCDWLQANPDVDLLCLQETKVIDADFPHQPFTDLGYQTYIYGQKSYNGVAIISRSPLEDIQTGFASVLGEIADPSLDDQKRLIAAKFGDVQIVNMYVPNGSEVDSEKYTYKLRWLKLLKEYLQTLLSKNANVLICGDFNVAIADIDIYDPKGREKKVMSTDIEREALAEVLNLGFKDVFRKFESDGGYYSWWDYRSGGFSRNRGWRIDYHFLTEPLYDRATSCEIDVEPRKLTQPSDHTPVIVTID from the coding sequence ATGAAAATCGCAACTTGGAACGTCAACTCAGTTCGCACAAGGATCAATCATGTTTGTGATTGGTTACAAGCAAATCCTGATGTCGATCTGTTGTGTTTACAAGAGACCAAGGTAATTGATGCAGACTTTCCCCATCAGCCTTTTACCGATTTGGGCTATCAGACCTATATTTATGGGCAGAAGTCCTATAACGGTGTTGCCATAATTTCGCGATCGCCTTTAGAGGATATTCAAACTGGCTTTGCATCGGTATTGGGAGAAATTGCTGACCCTAGCCTAGATGACCAAAAGCGTTTGATTGCGGCTAAATTTGGTGATGTCCAAATTGTGAATATGTATGTCCCCAATGGCTCTGAGGTTGATAGCGAGAAATATACCTACAAGTTGCGCTGGCTGAAGCTCTTAAAAGAATATTTGCAAACTTTACTCAGCAAAAATGCCAATGTCCTGATTTGTGGCGATTTTAATGTGGCGATCGCTGATATCGACATTTATGATCCCAAGGGGCGCGAAAAAAAGGTAATGTCCACCGATATTGAGCGCGAGGCTCTAGCAGAAGTCTTGAATCTGGGATTTAAGGATGTATTTCGGAAGTTTGAATCGGATGGCGGGTACTATAGCTGGTGGGATTATCGTTCTGGAGGTTTTTCACGCAATCGTGGCTGGCGCATTGATTATCATTTTTTGACAGAACCGCTCTATGACAGGGCAACTTCTTGTGAAATTGATGTTGAGCCACGCAAGTTAACGCAACCGAGCGATCATACTCCCGTCATTGTGACGATTGATTAA
- a CDS encoding DODA-type extradiol aromatic ring-opening family dioxygenase — protein MDSLPAIFLSHGAPDLPIRDGAVSDFLRSLHQQFPKPKAILLISAHWHSDPPMVSAATHPRTIYDFSGFPSQLYELTYPALGSPELSDRVVTLLTQAGILCGIHATRGLDHGAWTPLFLAYPAADIPVTQLSMQYYRDPLHHWQIGKALEPLRHEGVLIIGSGSATHNMYAFGESYNAEPPDWVRVFDQWLAQNIAEGNQEALLQYRQRSPYAKENHPTDEHLMPLFVAMGAGGAKGKQLHSSYIYGVFSMAAYAFTS, from the coding sequence ATGGACAGCTTACCTGCAATTTTTTTATCCCACGGTGCGCCAGATTTACCGATTCGAGATGGTGCTGTTAGTGATTTTTTGCGATCGCTACATCAGCAATTTCCTAAACCCAAAGCGATTTTGCTGATCTCGGCTCATTGGCACTCTGATCCCCCGATGGTGAGCGCTGCTACTCATCCCAGAACTATCTATGACTTTTCAGGATTTCCCAGTCAACTCTATGAATTGACCTATCCTGCATTGGGATCGCCAGAACTTAGCGATCGCGTAGTTACATTACTAACTCAAGCAGGTATTCTCTGTGGAATACATGCCACCAGAGGCTTGGATCATGGAGCTTGGACTCCCTTATTTCTTGCCTATCCAGCCGCAGATATTCCTGTGACGCAGCTATCGATGCAGTACTACCGCGATCCCCTCCATCATTGGCAAATAGGAAAAGCTCTAGAACCATTACGCCATGAGGGTGTGTTGATTATCGGCAGTGGTAGCGCCACCCACAATATGTATGCTTTTGGTGAATCCTATAATGCCGAACCTCCCGATTGGGTGCGCGTTTTTGATCAATGGCTTGCCCAAAATATTGCTGAAGGTAATCAGGAAGCGTTACTGCAATACCGACAACGCTCTCCCTATGCCAAAGAGAACCATCCGACAGATGAGCATCTCATGCCTCTATTTGTGGCAATGGGAGCAGGAGGTGCGAAAGGGAAGCAACTGCATAGTAGCTATATCTATGGCGTTTTTAGTATGGCAGCTTACGCATTCACGAGTTGA
- the tatC gene encoding twin-arginine translocase subunit TatC yields the protein MSLFDHLEELRSRVFYALIAVFIGVIICFTFVNKIVALLEIPAQGVKFLQLAPGEYFFVSIKVAGYSGLLVSSPAILYQIVRFILPGLTRKEKRAIAPIVFGSSILFVLGIVFAYQLLIPAALNFFISYGGDVVEQFWSIDRYFEFVLLLLFSTGLAFQIPVIQALLALTGIVNSERMLAGWRYVVLGAVILGAVLTPSTDPMTQSLLAGAVGILYFGGIFLVKAMGK from the coding sequence ATGTCTCTATTCGATCATCTTGAAGAGTTGCGATCGCGGGTTTTTTACGCCTTAATCGCAGTTTTTATTGGCGTGATAATCTGTTTTACCTTTGTTAATAAAATCGTGGCGCTACTGGAAATCCCTGCACAGGGGGTAAAGTTTTTACAACTGGCTCCAGGGGAATATTTTTTCGTATCGATTAAAGTTGCAGGCTATAGCGGGCTATTAGTTTCTAGCCCTGCCATTTTGTATCAAATTGTGCGCTTTATCTTGCCTGGCTTGACTCGCAAAGAAAAACGAGCGATCGCGCCGATAGTATTTGGCTCTAGTATTTTGTTTGTGCTAGGCATCGTTTTTGCTTATCAATTGTTAATTCCCGCTGCCCTAAACTTTTTTATCAGCTATGGCGGTGATGTGGTTGAGCAGTTTTGGTCAATTGATCGCTATTTTGAGTTTGTGTTGCTGTTACTGTTTAGCACAGGTCTAGCCTTTCAAATCCCCGTTATTCAGGCGTTATTGGCACTTACAGGCATTGTTAACTCAGAAAGGATGCTGGCAGGCTGGCGCTATGTTGTGCTTGGTGCTGTCATCCTTGGGGCAGTCCTTACCCCTTCCACAGATCCAATGACACAGAGTTTACTTGCAGGTGCAGTTGGCATCCTCTACTTTGGCGGTATTTTCTTAGTCAAAGCAATGGGAAAATAA